In Deltaproteobacteria bacterium, the genomic stretch CCTCGCTCGGGTCGGTGCCCACGCCCACTTCGTCGAGCACGGCGAGCGTGCTCGCGTCCGCCTCGGCGACGATCTGCGCGAGTCGCGCGATGTGCGCGTAGAACGTCGACAAGTTCTCGTGCAGATCCTGCGCGTCGCCGACCAGCGCGACGACGTGCTCCACCGCCGCGATGCGCGCGCCCGGCGCTGCGGGCACGAACATGCCCGCGCGCGCCGCGAGCGCGGCCAGTGCGAGCGACTTCATCGCGATCGTCTTGCCGCCCGCGTTCGGGCCCGAGATGACGAGTACGTGGAAGCCCTCGCCGAGTCGCAGGTCGTTCGGCACGACTTCGCGCGGCGGCAGCAAGGGGTGCCGTAACAACTTCAGCTCGAACACGCCGTCGTCGGCGAGCGCCGGCTCGCTCGCGTCCTGCTCGCTCGCGAGCGCAGCGCGCGCGAAGGCGAGATCGAGATGCGCGAGCGCCGCGAGGTTCGCCTCGATCTCGGGCGCGCGGCGCGAGGCCGCCTCGGACAGCTCGGCGAGCACGCGGCGCGTCTCGCGGTCGACCGTGAGGTCCGCCTGCTTCTTGCGGTTGTTGAGCTCGACCACCGCTTCGGGCTCGACGAAGAACGTGGTGCCGCTCGCGGACGCATCGTGCACGATGCCGGGCACCCGGTCGCGCGCCCCCGCTTTCACGGGCAGCACGTAGCGGTCGCCGCGCAGCGTCACGAACGAGTCCTGCAGCGCGGGCGCGATCTCCGCGTCGCCGAGGAAACGCTCGATGCGCTCCTTCGCTGCGATGCGAGCTCGCGCGCAGCGCGGGCGTGCGTTCGCGAGCGCGGGCGAAGCGGCGTCCGAGACCTCGCCGCCCGGCGTGATCGCGTGCTCGATCTGCGCGGCGAGCGCGCCGTGATCGGCGATGGCGCTCGCGATCGCGGCGAGCTGCGGCGCCGCCTCCGCGCGCCGCGCGAGAAAGCGCGCGGCCTCGGCGCACACGCGCAGCGTCGCGGCGAGATCGAGCAGCTCCGCGCCGCTGAGCGCGCCGCCGCGCGTGATGCGCGGCAGCAGCATCTCGATGTCGCGCACTCCAGCCGCCGGCGTCACGTCGCCGTCGTCGAGAATCGCCTTCGCCTCGCGCGTCTCCGCGAGCCGTTCGCGCGCTTCGGAGAGACTCGCAGCGAACAGCGCGGTGCCGAGCTCGTCGAGGCCCTCCTGCGCGCGCGGCGTGCGCAGGTGCGAGCGCAGTCGCAGCACGAGCTCCGGCCACTCGAGGCGTGCGAGGGTCTGTTCCGAGACGCGGAAGGCCATGGGCGCGGGTTCTACTGGATCGCGAGACAGCGGTCAGGCTGCCCGCCAGATTGCCGATGAGGTGCACATGCGTGACGAGCTGCTCACCGAGGCCGTGTGCGAGAGCACGCGCGATCTCTCGCGCCGCTCGACGCGCGAGATCGTCGCGGCGATCCACGCCGCGGACCGCAGCGTGCCCGACGCCGTCGCGCGCGTGCTGCCCGAGATCGAGCGCGCCGTCGACCTGCTCGTGCTCGTGCTCCAGGGCGGCGGGCGCTGGTTCAACGTGGGCGCCGGGACGAGCGGCCGGCTCGGCGTGCTCGACGCCTCCGAGCTGCTGCCCACGTTCGGCTTTCCGCCCGAGCGCGTCCTCGGAATCATGGCCGGTGGCGACGCTGCACTCGTGCGCGCAGCCGAAGGCGCCGAGGACGACGCGCGGGCGGCGCGCGCTGCACTGATTGCGCGCGAGCTGATGCCGGGCGACGCGGTGCTCGCGATCTCCGCGAGCGGGCGCACCCCCTTCGCGCTCGCCGCACTCGAGCTCGCGAACGAAGTGGGCGCGCGCCGCATCGCGCTCAGCTGCGACCCCGGGTCGCCGATCGCGTTGGCCGCGGAGGTCTCGATCGCACCGCAAACCGGCGCTGAAGTGATTACGGGCTCGACGCGCATGAAGGCCGGGCTCGCGCAGAAGATGGTGCTGCACACGCTCTCGACCGCGGTGATGGTGCGCCTCGGCCGCGTCGAGGGGAACGAGATGACGAACCTCGTGCCGAGCTCGCGCAAGCTCGAGCGGCGCGCGCTGCGCATCGTGTGCGAGCTGGGAGGCGTGGAGGAAGCTTGAGCCCGCACCGCGCTTGCCGCCGCGCACGGCAGCGTGTCGGGCGCGCTCGCGCCACTGCGGAAGAGCTGAGCGCGATGCAGCGGCCGGCGAAGACGCCGCCGCTGATCGCCGGGGTCGCAGCACGAGCACCCAATCAAGCCCGCGTTCGACCGAGTGCCCGAGCGACCACCCAATCAGCCCCGCAAGAGAGGATCAGCGGCGGCGCGCAGCGTCGTCCGCTGCATCCAACCTGCTTCGCGCCCGCGACCACCGTGCCAGAGAGCGCCGCGAAGTCTGCAAAAAGCCCACGGCTTGGTCTCCGAGGAAACCTCTTCCCCCAAGCCCCCCTCAGAACGCCTTCATCCCCGTGATGTAATCCCCAAGAATCAACGTGTGAACGTCATGCGTCCCCTCATACGTCCGCACGGTCTCGAGATTCACCATGTGCCGCATCGACTGGTAGTCGTCGACGATGCCGTTCGCGCCTAACAAGTCGCGCGCGGCGCGGGCGATGTTCAGCGCGATGTCGACGTTGTTGCGCTTCGCCATCGAGACCATCACCGGCTCGAGCTTGTGCTCGTCCTTGATGCGCCCGAGCCGCAGCGCGAGCAGCTGCGCCTTCGTGATCTCGGTGAGCATCTCGGCGAGCTTCGCCTGCGTGAGCTGTTTGCCCGCGAGCGGCCCGCCCTGCACGAGGCGCTCCTTCGAGTAATTCACGACCTCGTCGAAGCAGGCCATCGCCGCGCCGATCGCGCCCCACGCGATGCCGTAGCGCGCCTGCGTGAGGCACGAGAGCGGACCCTTCATGCCGGCCGCGTTCGGGAGCCGGGCTTCCTCGGAAATCTCGACATCTTTGAGAAACAGCTCCGAAGTCACCGACGCGCGCAGCGAGAACTTGCCCTTGATGTCGCGCGCTTCGAAGCCAGGCGATCCCTTCTCGACGAGGAAGCCGCGCACGCCTTCGTCGGTGCGGGCCCACACGATCGCGATGTCCGCGAGCGTGCCGTTCGTGATCCAGCGCTTCGTGCCGTTCAGCACCCAACGATCACCGCGGCGCTCGGCTTTGGTGCGCATGCCCTGCGCGAAGGAGCCGAAGTCGGGCTCCGTGAGGCCGAAACAGCCGATCGCCTTGCCCGCGGCCATCGGCGGGAGCCAGCACTCTTTCTGCGCATCGGAGCCGTACGCGTAGATCGGGTACATGCAGAGCGAGCCCTGCACCGAGGCGAACGAGCGCAGGCCCGAGTCGCCGCGCTCGAGCTCCTGCATCACGAGTCCGTACGCGACGTTGTTCATGCCCGCGCAGCCGTAGCCGTGAAGGTTCGCGCCGAAGAGCCCGAGCTCCGCGATCTGCGGCACGAGCTCCATCGGGAACGAGCCGTCCTTGCGCACGTGCTCCTGCACGCGCGGCAGGAACTCGTTCGTCACCCACGCGCGCACGGAGTCGCGCGCGAGGCGCTCCTCGTCGGAGAGGAGATCGTCGAGGCGCAAGAAGTCGACGCCGTTGAAGCTCGCCATGAGAAGACTCCCGAGTTTGCGCGAAGGGCGCGCAACGTAGGAGGCCGCCTCAGGTTGCGCGATCACCGCGCGCTCGGCTCCGAGGGCGTCGCCTCGCTGCGGGCTTCGCTTGCGCGCGCGAAAAGTCGAAGGGCCCGGCAGCACGCGCTGCCGAGCCCTTCCTTGAACGACGCCTGCTCAGGCGACGGCGACCGTGGCTTGCCTCGACGCCTTCTTCGCCTTCAGCTCGCGCGACAGCGCGGCCACGCGCTTCTCGAGCCGCTCCACCTCATCCGCGCGCGCGATGCCGGCGTAGCCGAGCATCTCGCCGTAGCGGGCCTGCGCCTGCTCGCGCAGCTCCTCGGCGCGCTTCGCCGCCGCGCTCTCGCGCAGCTCGCCGCGCAGCTCCTCAGCTCGCGCCTCGGCTTGCTCGCGCAGCTCCTGCGCGCGCTTCACCACCGGGCTCTTCTCGAGCTCGTGGCGGAGCTTCTTCACCTCGCGCTCAACGCGGGTCTCGAGCTCCTTGCGGCGCTTCTCCGCGTCCTTCTGGATGCGCTTGAACTCGCGCTTCGCGTTGCCGAGCGCGTCCTCGAAACGGGCGCGCGCCTCTCCGATCACGTTGGTCCGGGCCTGGGTCTTCGCCATGACGTTCTCCTCTCGGGGTTGCGGCCGGAGGTTCTTTTCCCGGCTCACGCGGCGTCATGGATAACACGATGCGTCATTGCGTCAAGAAGATATTTTTACCTGCAATTTCAAATAGATACGTCTGACGCACTGCGGCAGACGGAGTCGAGGTCGACGCGGCGCGGCAGAACGCCGCTCACCAGCGGACGAGCGCGCTTCCCCAGCTGAAGCCCGAGCCGAATCCGGTCATGGAGACGAGTCGGCCGCGCTCGA encodes the following:
- a CDS encoding endonuclease MutS2, with the protein product MAFRVSEQTLARLEWPELVLRLRSHLRTPRAQEGLDELGTALFAASLSEARERLAETREAKAILDDGDVTPAAGVRDIEMLLPRITRGGALSGAELLDLAATLRVCAEAARFLARRAEAAPQLAAIASAIADHGALAAQIEHAITPGGEVSDAASPALANARPRCARARIAAKERIERFLGDAEIAPALQDSFVTLRGDRYVLPVKAGARDRVPGIVHDASASGTTFFVEPEAVVELNNRKKQADLTVDRETRRVLAELSEAASRRAPEIEANLAALAHLDLAFARAALASEQDASEPALADDGVFELKLLRHPLLPPREVVPNDLRLGEGFHVLVISGPNAGGKTIAMKSLALAALAARAGMFVPAAPGARIAAVEHVVALVGDAQDLHENLSTFYAHIARLAQIVAEADASTLAVLDEVGVGTDPSEGAALAQACLEALADAGARAIATTHYNLLKELADVDPRFENASVEFDPQTLAPTYRLRLGMAGASSATAVAARMGMPARVIERARALIDREDRRLDQLLTELQASRAALERERHEAAQLREESEATRDAYREKLEKLQERRDKLIGKMRSELDAAFKSAHGEIAGVIRDLQRKGSAQEAARARDKLVALEQDAMQREQAERARAPRERGAGVDWASAKPGDALRVDGGKSGTLVALPDRSGRALVQIGSARIAIDADKLRPVTSAGATPPARGYVRVDTLPEQANARRVDLRGMRVDEAIDATEKALDDAARAGSEALEIIHGVGTGALQSAIREHLRRLPHVARFTPGASKGGEGVTLAYLK
- a CDS encoding N-acetylmuramic acid 6-phosphate etherase, which produces MRDELLTEAVCESTRDLSRRSTREIVAAIHAADRSVPDAVARVLPEIERAVDLLVLVLQGGGRWFNVGAGTSGRLGVLDASELLPTFGFPPERVLGIMAGGDAALVRAAEGAEDDARAARAALIARELMPGDAVLAISASGRTPFALAALELANEVGARRIALSCDPGSPIALAAEVSIAPQTGAEVITGSTRMKAGLAQKMVLHTLSTAVMVRLGRVEGNEMTNLVPSSRKLERRALRIVCELGGVEEA
- a CDS encoding acyl-CoA dehydrogenase family protein; its protein translation is MASFNGVDFLRLDDLLSDEERLARDSVRAWVTNEFLPRVQEHVRKDGSFPMELVPQIAELGLFGANLHGYGCAGMNNVAYGLVMQELERGDSGLRSFASVQGSLCMYPIYAYGSDAQKECWLPPMAAGKAIGCFGLTEPDFGSFAQGMRTKAERRGDRWVLNGTKRWITNGTLADIAIVWARTDEGVRGFLVEKGSPGFEARDIKGKFSLRASVTSELFLKDVEISEEARLPNAAGMKGPLSCLTQARYGIAWGAIGAAMACFDEVVNYSKERLVQGGPLAGKQLTQAKLAEMLTEITKAQLLALRLGRIKDEHKLEPVMVSMAKRNNVDIALNIARAARDLLGANGIVDDYQSMRHMVNLETVRTYEGTHDVHTLILGDYITGMKAF